The following are encoded together in the Bos indicus isolate NIAB-ARS_2022 breed Sahiwal x Tharparkar chromosome 27, NIAB-ARS_B.indTharparkar_mat_pri_1.0, whole genome shotgun sequence genome:
- the LOC139180162 gene encoding 5E5 antigen-like has translation MARLDSPVRLTLPPSKEKPRTAALKRGPNRGPNLDFPQRQSLETGKRETALACGIQSTKRLPNAPLRRSDRVRPKAVEARRAPGRSALPALPARPERAPRAEELTAPLAQHPADLLLEVPARLERGEGGSEGGGRAAAAVGLGLHEEDVPAVLLEAPAGGEGGVAPGAQAHGEQRVLLQAPGFRRPHLVHLHQIGRLGSGLGGAGSGGGGPGGHGPVGRRRALASPRPCLARGRRRLPVECPLLPPPRRVQLSLDHHRGALNQLLHRAHAGRGRVAHRGPRGSRLVAGGRPRRQGRGPQQQQQQRRRRRRAGGGAGPPGAARGASPAHGARRKRKKKKSRRHRLGCSDAGSNRSSPRRRRRRARARLSGLCCHRRRTWRWRSCSADRPGCCNGRPGGDRGLQSEWAAEISPGLRGDASAIRDLLAGAGRLGARGRRGASWQKSFG, from the exons ATGGCCAGACTGGATAGTCCTGTCCGCCTCACCCTTCCGCCTTCAAAGGAAAAGCCCCGCACGGCCGCCCTAAAGA GGGGCCCCAACCGCGGACCAAACTTGGACTTTCCTCAACGGCAAAGCCTCGAAACCGGGAAACGGGAGACGGCGCTTGCCTGTGGCATCCAGTCCACCAAGAGGCTCCCAAACGCGCCCCTCCGCCGCTCGGACCGCGTCCGCCCGAAAGCCGTCGAAGCCCGGCGCGCCCCGGGGAGGTccgccctccccgccctccccgcccGGCCCGAGCGCGCCCCGCGGGCCGAGGAACTTACCGCACCGCTTGCACAGCACCCGGCTGACCTCCTTCTTGAGGTTCCGGCCCGTCTCGAGAGGGGGGAAGGAGGCTCGGAAGGCGGCGGGCGCGCGGCCGCTGCTGTTGGCCTCGGGCTCCATGAAGAAGATGTACCTGCTGTCCTCCTTGAGGCGCCCGCAGGAGGGGAAGGCGGGGTGGCCCCAGGCGCCCAGGCGCACGGTGAGCAGCGAGTCCTTCTTCAAGCCCCCGGCTTTCGCCGCCCACACCTGGTGCACCTTCACCAGATAGGGCGCCTCGGCTCCGGGCTCGGCGGCGCTGGGAGCGGGGGCGGTGGGCCAGGCGGGCACGGTCCCGTTGGCCGGCGGCGGGCGCTCGCCTCCCCACGCCCCTGCCTCgcccgcggccgccgccgcctccctgTCGAGTGCCccctgctgccgccgccgcggCGAGTGCAGCTTTCCCTCGATCACCACCGCGGCGCGCTGAACCAGCTCCTGCACCGAGCCCACGCTGGGCGGGGACGCGTAGCACACCGAGGCCCCCGCGGGAGCCGCCTCGTCGCCGGCGGCCGCCCCCGGCGCCAGGGCCGCGgtccacagcagcagcagcagcagcggcgacGGCGGAGGAGAGCGGGCGGCGGGGCCGGTCCTCCCGGCGCGGCGCGCGGCGCATCGCCAGCTCATGGTGCGAG gcgaaagagaaaaaaaaaaaaaagccgccGCCACCGCCTCGGATGCTCGGATGCTGGGAGTAATAGGTCctccccgcgccgccgccgccgccgcgcccgaGCCCGGCTGTCGGGGCTCTGCTGTCACCGGAGGAGGACGTGGAGGTGGAGAAGCTGCTCAGCGG ATCGCCCCGGTTGCTGCAATGGGAGGCCGGGCGGCGACCGAGGGCTGCAGTCCGAGTGGGCTGCGGAGATTTCCCCAGGACTCAGAGGTGACGCTTCGGCGATCCGGGACCTGTTAGCCGGCGCAGGAAGGCTGGGGGCACGCGGGAGACGCGGGGCCTCGTGGCAGAAAAGTTTTGGGTGA